The Poecilia reticulata strain Guanapo linkage group LG10, Guppy_female_1.0+MT, whole genome shotgun sequence sequence tctcattcattGTTAATTCTGAGATTTTATAATTAGCTCATAAATGAGACAGCTGAAATGTGTCTCGGTtacaatatttttacaattaacTGCTTTCTGAGCTTTTTGCTCATATTATCTGATGATAGTGTCACAGTCAATTGGATTTATCTACACCGAAGTGGAGATAGGGAAAGTGTTCATGAATAAATCCATATCAAATATTATACAAATGAGCAGAACCTCAGATATTACAATTCAAACCAAGGTAATTCATCTTTCATATAAAGTTCAAGGACCACTTTGGGTTTCATGAATTctttataagattttttttccctcaataaCCACAGCAACCTCTACAATTATTGGCAATATTTGGTAAAGACGTGTTCAAAAACCTTTAATTGACTGCGGAGACTTTATGGCTCTAGGATGTAACTAAATCCCTGCTTTGCAGATATTCTTCCTCCTGAGTGTGGCGGTGAGATAAATATGGGTCCTTGTCCAGCCGTGTTTATCTCAGTTGCCTTTAAGCCTTTTAATTATTGCACTGACAGTCTAGATAAGTTTAGACAAGTAGTTACTTTCATGTAACCATTTCCTGACTTAGGAACACACATTTCACAttacttaaatgttttcaagatGTTCCTATTTTGAACATCTTTTGATAACTTGACTTCAGTAGTTATTCAGTATTTTCCATGATCTgttaattaaaatcttttagTGGTAGAGAAAAGTGAAAGTAATGTCTCTCCCTGGTGAGAGGTGCCAATTTGGACAATAAAATATGGCAGATTGTTCCCCCAcctatttaatgtttttaaattaaaattacccttttcaaaatatttcagtgtaattttgcacttttgtattaaaatatgtattttaacaTCATTTTACACACTTGTATCAAAAATTATGTACTTTAAAGACAATTTGGAGTTAATTAACCCAACAGCAATGTCTTTGGactgcaggaggaagctggagtacctggagagaactaATGCCTTAACAAGGACAACATGGAAACTCCACACAGCCAGACTTCtaagaaaaatagaaactttaaccaaaaacaacagcagcttaAAGTGTAACTCACTGATGTCAAGTGCAGTAAAACTGCTTGATCATAATTAAAAGTGAGAGACGATAATTATCTGTTTACTTGTGGGGGGTTTCTGTTTGTGGGAAGCGACCGCGACTCAGGACCCCTGCATGCACCGCGCCGTGTAATTTCTGCAGCGTGATGAAGTGGTCCGATTAGCTCGCCATCGAATTCCTGTCCAGGAATTTTGGATGTAAAGTTTCAAGTTGCACTGATGGAAAACGGACCGCCGCTGCGTACACCGCGATATACGATTACATAGGCCCGTACTATGACAGATGAGCGTATCCACGTTGCCCGCCCGGCCCCGCGGGGGGAATCGAGACATGTTGAATGACTCTCATATACCAATGAACAGCATGCGCAAGCTGTATAGAAAAGAAATCCGAAagaaataacaaacaaatgactGATGACTTGCGTGGAATAACTCCACTTCCACGTTGCAGGAGTCGCCCTCTGATGTTCCTCGGCTGTGATTCTCGCCCTGCGAACGCGCGTTTGAGATTTTCCATGTAAGTGCGTGGCCCGGGGTGTACGTCATCTTAAAAAACGCTGGAGGTAAACAGGCAAGTTTTGTTTAGATATCCTTGGACGCGGCATTTGGTTTGCATCACGCATTTCTCTTTTCCACGCCGCTCCGCTTCGCGATCCGGACCTCTACATCCTGGCTTTGACAGAGTACAGTACACAGATGTGTTGCTGTGTAAACAGTTCCTGCGTCCTCAGAGCGGTTTGTTTTGACCCAAACAGACAGTAAGAGGAACATCTGCCCACCACGGTGATCCGATTCCAGACTAAGAGTTGGATCTCACTgaatcagaaataaactgaagagacactgtaaaaagaaataaaaaattgaaaatggaGCATGTGTGGGAATCTGTGGATGTGCCAGAGAGTGAGATGACAACATTGTATCCTGTGCAGAATGTGGGGGAGTAGAAACTAACAAGCTGCTGATGCTAGCAAGGTTTGAGCGGGAACAAATTCAGCAGATGCGGTGAAAAAAATACCCACAGCCATCTCAGAGACAGACAGCCTCTGCGTCTGCTCTCCATGTAGGTCATTTTGAGCAGCCGATGGCCTGGGATTGCGACTCTTGCGTGGCAGGGGCTGACAACAACAACGCCACGTGAGCGCAGGCGGGGCGACACAGAGCTATCAAGGAGAAACAGTTCCATATTCTCCGGCTAATGGGAGCTGAAAACGAGATTGGGTCGCGGGGGGCGGAGGGCTCGTTTTCGAGGAAACTTCCAGGAAAGTTCCTCTCAGTCGGGGTCTGCTGCCGTGGCTCCCGGCTGTACCTCAACTTCGGCAGAGCCATGCGCTCATTTCCCAAAATCGCTCCCCCGGCGGAGCTGTCACTCACAGTCGATGTGCCCTAAAAACCCTTTTTCAGAAAGATGCAGCGTGCCCAGCTGCCGCTGCTTTCAAAAAGTCGGTTTCTGGAGCTGGGATGCATAATGCGCCCGTCCAGCCCACTGGGCTATTTGAAGCAGGGTGTTGATTTGGTTTCTTTTAAgtgattgttgttgttttttttcctccattaaGTTTCGAGGATGGCCATCCTCCACACTTAAgagtttggatttttctttttcctgctctTGCCTTACAGCTGGTTGCTGTGAGTGCAGAAAGtgctgaaaatgtcaaatataaTTCCAAGAATGAGGGCCTATTTTAACACCGAATAGGTGGCATATAAGAAAGTACTTTGACATTATGCATTTCAGGGGACTTTTCCTCACTATTTCCACTTTACGAGCGGCTGCACTTCCTTTCTGCTAGCATTCTCCTTTTAATGCGGTGTTAGTACAGATAAAAGATTaacaaataatatatataaataaaatgcatattttaagaACCCGTTCTGGCGTCTGGTAGTTGaggcttttctctcttttattagCTATTTTGATGAAACTTAAAGAAGTCGTGCCTCAGGGCaatatttctgcatatttatttCGTCTCTTctctaaaattaaacataaaaatcctCACTAGACTAATCAATAATGAAAACAGACATTAttcactccccccccccctccttccTCTCCCCCCGAGGCGCTTCCTTCTACAGCCACAGTGTTTTGTCTTagcaaacacaataaaaactaaagccCCGCTCAGTTCTGACCCCAGATGTTATTGTGTGTTCGATTCAAACATCCTCCGTCTCTGCAGCTCCGTGCCTTCTGCTCGCCAAGATCACACTGCAGCCCTCCACCCCTCTCTCCCGTGTCCGCTTCCAATCTTTCTGCACATTGTGCTGTGTACTTTGGAGATTGATTCCAGAATAAAATGTGCACAGATTCTTTTAGAGACACATTTATGATGCATGTGTGTTTGccagtatttgtctttttagcACTTTTGACGTCAAAGAAGCTTCAGTGTTTGGTGATTTTACAGGGGGAACAAAATACtaaaagtagtgcataattgtgagaGAAATGCAGATTGTTCAaaacttaggaaaaaaaaaaagaaaaagaagaaactggaaGAAGCGTGTTGGGTGGCTCAGTTTGTAGAGGAAAAAGTCCTCAATCCGGTTCTCCATGGTCCTATTCCTGGTTTTGGgtcatacactgcaaaaacacaaaatcttgccaagtagatttggtctagtttccagcGCAAATACTTTAGTACtcttgaaatgaaagaaaactaacttacaagtaacttttcagtaagatatatgAGCGGATTTTAGGTCAggttccagatttttttttcacttataataagGCATTTTTCCCActttatgagtgaaataatctgccaggtgaactgaaactttttaccattttgaaGGGATTATTGGCTTAAAGCACCAtccaatatcttgctgaaaaattacttgtagaCTAGCCTTGTCTTATAAGAGTACTGACATATTTACTCTACAACAGTGGTTCTttacctgggttcgatcgaaccccaggggttcgatgagtcggtctcaggggttcggcggagcctctgccgtggaggtaaaTACACATTTGTGTAAAGTCATGATGACGCGCCGcgttgccatcacttgctggaGAGCATCActttacattgcttagccaatcagtgcagaggaggagcactgattgaaggagctccactctcagcatggatttgaacttgtgtctttaattacttcagcaaagctcacagtttttaccaaattctgtagctttcggtgtacttctaaatctgctccttagtcgcatcttttcggggttgctactgcctctagtggcgtgggggtggtaacacaactaatataataactactaaatcagaataccgtgaagtctttattatttattattattttttcattctcttaagaatgtagagctaattaaatgatctaaacaagaccttaaagtggttctaGTTTCTCTcgattttaaataccttgggtcgtttctggacagtcagctcaactgcTGAAAACAATGATtacattttgaagaactgttctcagagactctaccttttaagaagacttggtgatcttggggtgacccaactagactctagttgggtctaGTTGGGTCTAGTTTcagggttcggtacctcaaaaaaggttaagaaccactgctctagaatCTGCgtaaaaatactttaagattttgtgtttttgctgtgtttcctGTCCAGTCACCATTGAATAACGGTGACCAGTTCCtagaaaaaccttaaaaaaaaaaacaacaacttgaaaGCTGAAGTGTGATGGTATTTTTTTGTAGCAGATGAGGGGGGCAGACTAAAATCTGCACACCACACTTCAAAGATTTCTTTGTAAACGACTGAAaaccaggggttcggcggagcctctgccgcggagagGCAGAGGCTCTCGTTGAATTAGTTCTAATTCAACGTTACGCACTAATATGCGTTGGTGTATTgcattaaattgtaaaaatcaTGCACTTTATGTCacttatttaaatgtcttcgtctttttttgttgctgttttttttcttttctgccaaaaaaaaagaaaagaaaaaacactaaaaaggaagagaaagtgCCTGAATGGGAAGCTCATCATTTATAAATCCACTGCTGTTCAGCAGTCTCTCTCCCACGTCACCTTGCTCATTAGAAATATGTTGACTCACTGCCACGCATGCATCTCTCCCTGCTCGTGTTTTTCCCTCCATCTACGTCTCCCGACATAACTGTCTCTCCGCTCTGTCACTCCATCATCATCGTCTCCCCTCCCCCCCTCAGCCTCTCCCCTCCTTCTGGTAGCTTGGCACTTCTGAGTTAGTTGCTTGTCTGCCTAGCTAAGGAAAATGTCAAACAGCACgcacaggaaaaagaaagaaaaaaaaaaagggtcagaACATTAGGCCGCGGCATGCACATGCTCAGTGCACAGGCGCGTGCGCGCTTTGTAGTGAGTCAGATCAGTGTTGTCCGCACGCATAGCCTCCACACCCCACCGCCTCCGCCCCTCTGTCATGCGTGAATGTTCCCACTTCTCACTCCTGTCTTTCTCTCATCAATTATTGACAAGGCACAACAGCTCACGGCTAAGTTTGGCGCTGCTGCAATCAGCGCCGAGCCGAGGCTGCGGTCGGGACATGGAGAAGATGGAGCTGCAGAGGGGCCTCCACCATCCCgtacaacaacataaaaaaagaagaagaagaaagagacaCCATAGTCCaattccttcttcttttttttatcttcccaTTCACACCCAAATCATTTCTCATTTCGGCTCAGGATTTAGCCATAATTGCTTGGAAATAGAAAATTTCCTGCCAGAATGACTGGCCCCCTTCCTATCATCCGCCCGTGCTTGGCCACACACACTTCCCACGGGGGACTCGAATACAAATTGCCTCCCCACGAGCCCCTTCTTCTGCCCCctcctcactctctctctctctttctctctctctcctcacagACCCTTTGAGCGGGCCTTGGGGCAGATGCAGATAAGGTCTGCGGCGTGGCAGAAATATCTGATGGACTCCTGTGGAATCCATCTTTTAATAGTGTCTGACTGTCTTCTGccccttgtaaaaaaaaaaaccagctgGAAGACCCTCCGCTGTTTACTGCAGCCAAGCCTTCAAAGTGTGTGTGCTGAAATCACAACAGACAGTCAGATAAACTGTCTGTTTCCTCTGCGCTCCCCTCAGAGCTCATACAACGCCCCCCCCcatcttctccttcttctcctctcctcgTCTACCACAATGTCCTTTTTTCCAGTCCTCTTATAACCCCCACTACCCTCCTCTACCCCCTGCGAAGTGTGCCTCTTCTAGCAGAGTTAAAGCCAGGGCAATAAATAAGGCATATTATGGCCTTTTAACGTGATGaataatgtaaaacaataaaaagttaatatatAACTACTTTACCCCCATTCTGCCAGGCTTGAGTGTATTGTAAGTATATTGAAGGTGTGTGTATACGTGTgtacgtgtgtgcgtgtgtgtgtgtgtgtgtgtgtgtgtgtgtgtgtgtgtgtgtgtgtgtgtgtgtgtgtgtgtgtgggaggctCTCACAAGTGTGTCAGTGTTGGAAATGCCTGTCTGAGTGTTTGCTGAAGGAGCTGCTGATGTAGATGTgagctcactttttttttttttttacgacaGGACAGGGATATCGGCGTGTTTCACAGCCGTTTGCAAATTCCCCCCCACCAACCCACCAActccttcctcttttttttcctgctttcatCTTCCCTTCTGACACAGTTTCGACACAGGCGAAGATAACCGTCTCTGTGTATAAAAGATATATCAAAAGATAATAAGCATAATCCTTTGCTGTAGCAGAGGAACAAGTCATTGTAATTCATCGCATGCGGCTTTCCAAGGctgactttttttgtgtgctctttccctctctcttttttttttccttttcttctctgttttcccACAGACCCAGACGCAGCGAACCCGGAGGCGCCGGAAACCCAGGAGGACAACTCAATACCGGAGACCAGCAGTTCCGGTCCGCCCGACCCGAGTAAGACTGGGCCTGTGATGCCAGGAATCCCTGGTGAGCATATTCACACATGCCCCAGCCATTAGCTTTCACTGTCGAGGAATTGAAGTATTTGCCCATTTTTCTGAGCTGAGTAACTCCAGCTCGGTCAGATTGAACGGAGAGTGTCCACAGAGACACATTTTCAAGAATTCTTGGCTGGATTTGGTGCTGGTCTTTGACTTGGCCTTACTAACACATGAGGATGTGTTAATCTGAACCATACAATTGTTGCTCTGCCTGTATCAAGTCTTTGGGGACTGTCCTCCTGTCAgtccccacaacatgatgctgccactaccatgtttcaccgCAGGAATCGCCTGATCCTGTGTCACAGTATTGGTCACCCAACTTCTGCCTCCAGATCTGAACTGAAGCTACTGAAAATTGTAAACGTTACTGTAGACTGTCAATTATTCTATCagttattctgacgattaatgaacaagtgaacattttccacctttttcacttaaccacttaagcctttttatgcaaaattcaaaatacataaaaatgcaaataactcaattcttttaaataagaaaataagcatttcGTTGCccaaaatgcaataacatagcaTTCATGTACACGTGATTctttgtagcaaaagatgcatcTGCGGCTAAACAAAGACTTGTCCACATCAccatgtgaaaagctcaatcCTTTTGTCTTGATTTAACAGCCGTACAGTGAAGCAAAAGGCGCTTAATCCAACAATTATCGAATTTAATCCAGGTTAAGTTAGAACTATGCCACATGAGGAgctctgggtagaacatatttacatacgaaggtgtttttcttcatcttatATGTAaattctctgtatttttttgtatccaTTACTGCTCTGAGGGTGTTCttgtttcagaaaatatatatttttgagtttgtataCTCCAGTGAATGACTAGACGGTGGCTAAATTGattgacgattaatcggattaatcatcTCAGCCCTAATCAGATCTAATTTTGAGTTGGAGACGTAAGACgagttgaaaacattttgtcgTCGCTAACGATGAGCATCCTATTCACGGTTTTCTTTCAAGCAACAAAAGGCAGTCGGTGTTTgtgcatttcaaaatgaaactttaattcACTTCTATCCTTAGATAAATATTTCAACCAAGGGTTAGAAGAGCCCATAAAGCATTGCTCTATGACTTCATTAGTGGTGAGTCAGAAATGCAACAAGATTTAACTAAGACCAGACTTAATTTGGCTTAATATGGCTCCAGAAGGCTAAATTCTGTCTACTACTAGATTTACATTGTTTTCAGcgcaagcttttttttttttcagggtttgTTGTTCTGACCCAGTTTGACATGGTTTCcttttgcagctttaaacatGTCTGCTTCCTTTTCCCAGCTAACATGTCCCCGCAtcataatgctgccatcacccTTATTTCTACTCATTTACATATTGTTGCAAACCACACGCTGAATATTTTAGCCTTCATTTAGCCACTCCTCTATGCAGGCTGGATTTATGAAGTGCATATCCAGTTGCTGTGGCAACggattcttccacctgagcgTCGGATCCCGGCAGGTCCTCCCAACTGTTACCATGGATATCTTGGCTGCCGctctcatttttaaatgtttccccTTCATCTGTTCACTTGTGTTATAAATACATGATATGATGTCATTCAGCTTAGagagcaaatgtaaaaaaaaagactttttcaaACAGAACACCTACATCCTCGAGGCTGCGCTAGTAATTCATCACATTCGGTCTATagggagaaaattaaaaataatagtttagCCTTTCAAAGTATGCTATTCCTCATATGGCTCTGACACGCTTCAGGCGACTCTTAACTCAGCATGCTGGAGTGTTTGCAAAACCAGAGTTGCTGACAGGATAGAGTGAAACTCTCCAAAATGCAGGTTGTGATGAAAAGACATAAAACCACACCCTAAACAAACACAGCTCACCCTGAGTCACACAGGGAGTGTGCTGCATGCTGGGAGACTTGACGACAGACCTTTTTATTACATTACCTGCCTTACATCTCATTAGAGATGCACTTAAATCAGTCTAATCAAAGCAGTTGCAATCTGTTTACTCCCAAATTACATCAACCGGTCACTCCACTTTTTTTGCGATTGCGGAAATCCACCCAATATCAAACTGTCCCTCTAAGAAATACTTATTGAATGCAGgcactgatatttatttatattttaacagttttttaaattacgTTACACATCCAGGCACCTCTGGCCGTCTGAGAACACTTGTTGTCTCTGTATGGCCCAAAATSAAGATGAGCTTATCTCATCTGACCTGCCTCAGTTTCTTATTTCttatctgcatctttttcacCACTGCCTCTCTCCACAGGAGCcacttcttctccttcttcttttctccaaAGAGTGGCTGCTTTGCAGGGAACTTTTTTGACTTACTCCACAACTTTGTGCACCACAAACTCCCCCTCTGCCCTCAAAAGTTTACACTGTTCCGCCTGTCCCAATGTGATAAGCCGTGCTTTTCTTAATAGTTGCTTATTTGACATTAGCTGCTCTAAAAAAAGATGTTCCTATGTCACTTTTCCCTGTATTCTTGGGGCTTTTCACCTGCCTGCCACTGTTGGATCAGTTATTATGTCAAGTGAGGGTGGAATGAAGGACGAGTGGCGGCGGGGTGGAGGGGGCTGATATTTCAGGAATGAAATTTCTTGACAGCCTCTCTCCCCGGCTCGCTCAGAATGTACGAATTTCCCTCAGCCTCCGATTTCTCCCGATAAGAGCAGAATTGGTAGCCTTCAATCACGGTGTTCGGCAGCGATAGAGGCTCAAGGCGCGGTTATCCCCTTATCAATAAATGGTTAAGTGCAAACGGGGGCCGGCAGAGTGTGGAGACACAGTCATTAACGGGGCTGGCAGGCTCCTGAGGTATGAGACTTTTGTGTGCCTGTGGAGGTAACAGGGGGGATGTGGGGGGTGTCAGGGGTGAGGAGGGGTCACGGACAGTAAAAGAGTGATGGCTGAGGCGAGGGGTTGGTGCGGGGGGTGAGTGCTGGTCTTTGGCAGCAGCTGCACGCATACATGGAAAACAGATTTGGTTCCTCTCGGATTTCAGTCACCGGCGGAGCCAGCCGATCCTTTCCCATCCCATCCTGAACCCCCCACACCCTCCGCCCCCTGAacaaaaggataaaataaaatcagatgttCAGATGTGCCCTCCACATTTGGTTTTTCCATCGCTCGCCTGGCCTCTGACACGCAAAACATGTCGAACAACTTGCCCCTCGCTCGCATCGCTCCCccgaaataaaaaggaaaaggggAAACAAGATCAGAGCGGGAATCTTTGCGGTGCTGAGTGTCGACTTCAGATTTCATTGGCGAGGGAATggggtgtgtgtgcgggggGGCTGCTTTGATTGAGCTTATTCAATTAGATTACATCAAGGGGGCCGTTAGTCATGTTGAGCAAACAAGAAAGTGGGATGCACTCAGAGTTGATTTAGTATGGTCTGCACATGTCAGGACAGACGGACCGTGAATGCGAGGCTGTCTCTAAGGGACTTCTTGAAAGTTACTCATAAAGGAGAACGAGGAACGGGCGGGGGGAGAGAGGCATTGTCTCCTCTAACGAACAATCAGAGTTCTCTGGGTACGTTAGAAAACAACCCTCCTTTATATTCAAATTAAACGAGCAAACGGTGATGCGACCTCTTTCTTCAGTTGCTCCATCTATTTCCGCTAAAATGCAACGTTAAGGAAACAAAGAACAGATAGCTTTTATGTGTGCTGCTCTTTTTACTGCGACTCCTCAGTGCCTTGCGAAAGGTCTTCACATCCCCTTGATGCCTTTTCACGTTTTTCCACATTACGACCACAGGCTTCTAGATCAAAACTAGAGttttgcataattgtgaagaggTATGGAATGGATAGATTATACAACAATATCCTaagattttgaatattttggcaAACCTACAAAGACACCATTGCACACCTAAACTGACGAGTTGATCAGACAAGCAGCCAAGAGGTCAAAGGTAATGCCGGAGGAGCTTGAAAGATGCACcgctcaggtgggaaaatctgTTGATGCAACAATTAGTCGTGCACTCGACAAATCTGGCCTTCGTGGAAAAAAGCAATTAGATGGTTTTTTTGTGCAGCGTGCAAAAAACTAAAGTAGGGTGCAGAAGATGATGAATGAAATTGAATATACCTTAATAATTGTTCCCATACTTGAATATTGTCTatattcttgaaaaaaaatccctaaataTGAATACAACTCTGCTAACTTTGAGTTTTATATGAACTACAGTGTTTgcaaaacatggtggtggcagcgtcatatTGGGGTGCTCGTCTTCAGCGCAAATAGTGAGGCTGGTCAGACATACAGGCAGTAAATACTGTTTGACGCCGCAAactggaatggtttagatcaaagcataccCATGTGCTTGAGTGACCCAGTCAAaatccagacctgaatccattTAGGGATCTGTGGcaacagatgctctccatcctgTCTGGCTGAGCTGgagctacagaaaaaaaaaaacgaactggagaatttttctgtttctgcatcTACAAACCTGGAAGATATTCAGCCTAAACAGAATCTACTTTGGTTTCTATTTGCCTGCTGATTATTCAATGCCTTGTGTTAGCATAGCATataaaatctttataaaatacTGTAAAGCTTGTAggtttaatgtgacaaaatgcaggAAACATAATAGGGTATTGTGTAGGGCTGACACGATTAATCGGAATAATCGttatgaatcgattattgaaataattgtccaCTTGTTTCATAATCGTAAGcagagtatacagactcaataAAAAGGGTCAACTACTGAAAGAACAGCATATTATGAGTcataattaagccaaaactgtacaaaaaaatatataatttgtgcatttaaaacaaaaacaaaacctttgttAAATATGTGACATGGTTTCACCTTCACCCAGTTCAAacgctgtaaaaacaaaatctccttttaggcaccttttgctatccaaatattaattggttaatccaaaaatagtctacaaatatatttctaacattgtataaaaggataaaagtaaaaattagcgcttattttttatctgattaatcagtagattaatcgataactaaaataaCTATTAGTATAAAACCTCTATAATAAATCACTCAAAGGTTTGTAactgtaaagtgacaaaatgtagaaaacttgATAGGTTATCTGTACTGCTGagacgattaatcaaattaatcacaatgaatcgattattgaaatcgACTAATTtactaattgattaatcgtcagaagaATTGATAGATTGATAGGTAACTAAATTACTTGTTACTTGCAGCCGTGGTTCTGTGTTCTATTGCCAAACATGTggtgaaatagattttttcatttaatgaaaTTTTTTAAGCGTTTTTCACATAAATCTGTGAAGTCCAAGTCATGGAATAAGCAGAGACGTACATCAGGACACAACTCAACTGAATGATAGTTTGCCATTCATCAAAAATCTTTCCTCTGTGCAGCTCAGAAAAGGAATACATTATCTCCACCTTTTGGTGACCTTCCTCTCCTTAAGccccctctctctgtctctctctctctctctgcaggccCCAAGATCCAAGATGATCCCGGGGCCTCCTCCAGCACCGACGGCTTCTTGAGCTCCAAGGTGGCCGTGTTCTCCTCCATCGCCATTGGATGCATCATCTTCCTCGTGCTCATACTGCTTCTCGTCATCCTCCTCATCAAGATGCGCAAGCGCTCCAGGAAAAACGCGCACTCGCAGGCCCGCCCGTCGGCGCTGTCGCTCAGCACGCTGTCCAACCCCAAGCTGCCCGGTGGCACGGCCGGCACCGAGCCCAGCGACATCATCATCCCCCTGCGGACAGAGAACAACTACTGCCCCCACTACGAGAAGGTGAGCGGGGACTACGGTCACCCGGTCTACATCGTCCAGGAGATGCCGCCGCAGAGCCCCGCCAACATCTACTACAAGGTCTGACGCGCTCCGGGGGAGCCAGCGACAACAGCCAGGAGAGAGGAGCGCTTGATTTACGTTCT is a genomic window containing:
- the efnb1 gene encoding ephrin-B1 isoform X4 — translated: MQPEDNQAVESFRQERNYIRQNLFLPGKGLVIYPDIGDKLDIICPSADQGRDYEFYKLYLVKREQAESCSTVLDPNVLVNCNKPGKNIKFTIKFQEFSPNYMGLEFKRNVNYYITSTSNGTIEGLENREGGVCKSRAMKVIMKVGQDPDAANPEAPETQEDNSIPETSSSGPPDPSKTGPVMPGIPGPKIQDDPGASSSTDGFLSSKVAVFSSIAIGCIIFLVLILLLVILLIKMRKRSRKNAHSQARPSALSLSTLSNPKLPGGTAGTEPSDIIIPLRTENNYCPHYEKVSGDYGHPVYIVQEMPPQSPANIYYKV
- the efnb1 gene encoding ephrin-B1 isoform X3 is translated as MSSQCEGFGGQTARDPKRPLIIIPFREEKRGNQTNRFLPGKGLVIYPDIGDKLDIICPSADQGRDYEFYKLYLVKREQAESCSTVLDPNVLVNCNKPGKNIKFTIKFQEFSPNYMGLEFKRNVNYYITSTSNGTIEGLENREGGVCKSRAMKVIMKVGQDPDAANPEAPETQEDNSIPETSSSGPPDPSKTGPVMPGIPGPKIQDDPGASSSTDGFLSSKVAVFSSIAIGCIIFLVLILLLVILLIKMRKRSRKNAHSQARPSALSLSTLSNPKLPGGTAGTEPSDIIIPLRTENNYCPHYEKVSGDYGHPVYIVQEMPPQSPANIYYKV
- the efnb1 gene encoding ephrin-B1 isoform X5 produces the protein MSSQCEGFGFLPGKGLVIYPDIGDKLDIICPSADQGRDYEFYKLYLVKREQAESCSTVLDPNVLVNCNKPGKNIKFTIKFQEFSPNYMGLEFKRNVNYYITSTSNGTIEGLENREGGVCKSRAMKVIMKVGQDPDAANPEAPETQEDNSIPETSSSGPPDPSKTGPVMPGIPGPKIQDDPGASSSTDGFLSSKVAVFSSIAIGCIIFLVLILLLVILLIKMRKRSRKNAHSQARPSALSLSTLSNPKLPGGTAGTEPSDIIIPLRTENNYCPHYEKVSGDYGHPVYIVQEMPPQSPANIYYKV